The genomic segment CGGAGCAGGCGCTCAGATTATTCTCTTTTCCACAGGGATGGGAACTCCGACGGGCAATCCCGTTGCACAGGTCGCCAAAATCAGTAGCAATTCAGCGCTCGCTGATCGCATCCCGGATTTGATCGACTTGGATGCCGGGGGCATCCTGAACGGCCAGGATACTATTGAATCTGTGGGCGAGCAAATTCTCGATTTGGTCGTGCAGATCGCAAGCGGAGATTTGACTCCCGCTTCTGAGCGTTTGGGTCAAAACGACTTCATCCCCTGGAAACGTGGTATATCTCTGTAGAAGGAGACGGCTACGGTAATTTGGAAGAGTAACCGTGTACAGCAAACCTTTGCAGAAGGACCGGATGTAGTGTTCACTTTTTTCAAAATCCCGCCCTATGATATCCGTGCCAGAGATAACTGCCGAAGTCAAGACAAAACGCTCCCGCCTATTCAATACGAAAGCGCCCCGATACCACTGGTGAGCATCGGGGCGCTTTCTTTGGATTCCGGGTAGCTGAACTACTCTGCATACATTACTTCATCAGCGTCATGAGACCCGTCTTCTGATACCTACTTCCCGATCCTATCGCAACCATCCGATACAGATAGGTTCCTGATGCAAGTTGAACGGCATTCAGTTCAATGGTGTGGTTCACACCCGCTTCAAACACCTGTGAGGGTAACTCCATTACCCTGCGTCCCAACACATCACTGACCTGCAGTGTCACCTGCGCCCTCTCAGGAAGATCAAACTGGATCCGTGTTGACGGATTGAACGGGTTCGGATAGTTCCCATGGAGCACGAACTCCGAAGGGATTTCGCTAATCCCGTCCTCAACGGCCGTTGACACACGAGGAAAGAATGAACCAGCCACAATGAGGTCCGGATCGCCGGGGAATATTCCAGGAGGAACTTCGATTATATTCCCATAAGTCGTTCTGAGAGTTCCTTCCTCATCATCATTGGGATTATCTGGATCATCCCAGTAATAATCCACAAAAACACTATCGGATCGGGCTGCTTCAATGATTTTGTACACAAACGTCGTATCCCCTCTAAGATCGGCGTTGCCAAGGACCGTGCGACCTTGCCGAAAGGGGTCTGTTGCGTGGAAAAACACATACCCTTTCTCCGTAATTACGTAGAGGTAAACGGTGCCGTGTCTGAAGTGTCCGCCATCTTCAACCTTTATTCGGAACTGACATCCCAACTGACGAGTGAATGTTATCCCGCGCGATTCACGAAGGTCTCGCAACCATTTCGTAGCACCGTCCACAAACATTTTCAGAGTTTCGCGACTCACCACTTGGTCAGCAGAAACCTCAGGGAAATCGATATCAGTAATGGGTTTACACAGACCTTCTAAATCCTGCGAATATCCAGCAACCATCACAAACTCGTGGTTGTTTATACGTGATCTGTGATCTGTATCGCATCGCAAAACTCGTCATCGTCGTACAGTCTGAGCGGTTCGCTGGATCACTGTACTTACAGTACTCCACCTTTATTGCTTCCTCTTTCGTTGCCTTCAACATCTCTTTGAACACCTCCGTCCCTTCTCCATCTATTTGATCAAGTACGTATTGCTTGTTTAACTGGGGAGACTTCCCATGAAAAGAAATGCGTCCCCCATCACCAATGATTACCAGATAGATCTCGCCTGAATGTAAATCAGAACCGTCTGTGTACAGATCCTGTAAGATTGCAAGCCCTTCGTCAAGGTCCTCCAATTTTTCAAACTCCGAGGCGGCCCAAGTGACAAAAGCCTTCAGAGAATCTTCATTCACGATTCCATCCTCACCCACGACTGCACTGGCTGTCACCTTCGGCACCTGCGCCTGTAGTGAGTTTGAGTCTGAAAACTGAATCCCTGCTCCCCAAAAGATGATCAAGGTCAGGGTAACTATAAATTTCCATCTAATCGATAACATCATACTACTTGTAGGTTTTGACTGATTCGGATAGGCTAAACATAAGGAAATTATAGTGAATAGTTGAACGGTCTCCGCTCATTCTCGCTCGATTTTTTCAGATTCAGAGATAGAATCGTCCATTGGGTCATCCCTCCGCAGTACTACCTTCCTAACCATCTCACGCATGGTCATCCCGCTATAACGCGGATTTACGCACGGCTCGTCCAACATCTCGTCTAAACGGTCCCCCACGGACTGCGCTAAGGTGGTCTTACCGCACTGACGAGGTCCATGGATCAGGTTAACTGGTGAGTACCCCCTCTTTTCAATAAGAAGAGACTGTAAATTTCGAGGAATGAGAGCTCTCCCAGTCATTTTGCGAATAGTTGTCGGTGAATGCTTTGACTAATTGTCAGCATACTTATCGGCTGAATGTCAGTTTCAATCCCGGCTGAATGTCAATCTTAATTCAGAGTATATGTTAGAATTAAGGAACAGCAGCGTAATATTATTTTCAGTTTCATATGTGTGTTAGAATATGATTCGGCTGGATGTCAGAAGATACTACATCTGAATGTCAAAGTATAATAAATATAATTGTGAGAACGGCTACGGAACGTGAAATCCAGGAGGGTTTATATGGTTGTTTCCCGACGGCAGTAGAGCCTGAGTCTGAAAAGGACAATCTTTCAGAGGGACGATATTTAACCTGGGTTTGGGAATCAACCTTTGAGTCATCAATGGATAAGACCTGACCTGAGTTGAGGAACAAAGAATTTGATTATATCTATCATCTTCAATGCGGAATACAATGAAATTCTGGGGAGTTCTTACCCTTGTCAGCCTTTTTCTATTCAACGTAGCAACACAAGCGCAATCTAACGAAGAAAGGCTTCTCGGAGGGATGGCGCTACTCAACGGTGGATCAAACAATAGGAATTTTGACCAGGTCCTGGAAGCGCGTAGAATCCTAGAGCAGATCACGGAAGATGAAAATCTCGCAATCTGGGCTCATTACTACGCGGGATCTGCATCTGGTGCTCTGGCCAATATGATTACAGAAGGTCGCGTACCTGAGCGAAAACGCGAGCTCGTCGACCATATCAACTCTGCTATTCAACATATGGAAGTGGTCTTGGAGCTGGATCCGATGTTTGCAGAAGGATGGAGCTTGCTTTCCAGCGCATATATACACAAAATTTCTGTGAGACCACTGAAAGCCATAGGATTAAGCCGCAAGTACCGGCGAGCCAGGGCCAAGGCCCTAGAACTGGAACCTAAGAACCCCAGAGTA from the Rhodothermaceae bacterium genome contains:
- a CDS encoding tetratricopeptide repeat protein, whose translation is MRNTMKFWGVLTLVSLFLFNVATQAQSNEERLLGGMALLNGGSNNRNFDQVLEARRILEQITEDENLAIWAHYYAGSASGALANMITEGRVPERKRELVDHINSAIQHMEVVLELDPMFAEGWSLLSSAYIHKISVRPLKAIGLSRKYRRARAKALELEPKNPRVILVSGIIDYALPGIVGGNKDHAVGAFEEAARLFAEEVIDDPFAPSWGHDEVYARLGIVYMDRGDLVDARNAFERSLKINPEFGWVSQDLIPSLEKLEAAASNS
- a CDS encoding T9SS type A sorting domain-containing protein; the encoded protein is MVAGYSQDLEGLCKPITDIDFPEVSADQVVSRETLKMFVDGATKWLRDLRESRGITFTRQLGCQFRIKVEDGGHFRHGTVYLYVITEKGYVFFHATDPFRQGRTVLGNADLRGDTTFVYKIIEAARSDSVFVDYYWDDPDNPNDDEEGTLRTTYGNIIEVPPGIFPGDPDLIVAGSFFPRVSTAVEDGISEIPSEFVLHGNYPNPFNPSTRIQFDLPERAQVTLQVSDVLGRRVMELPSQVFEAGVNHTIELNAVQLASGTYLYRMVAIGSGSRYQKTGLMTLMK